The stretch of DNA TGTATATTTGTGGGAATGGAGATATGGTGAAGAGTGTGAAAGAAATGATGGACAGCAAAGGGCTTCAGAAAACGGATCTCCATTTAGAACAATTTACCCCCTTAAAATGAAATTTCTTTTTACACTATTCACGGCCGCTCTGTTTTTGACGGGCTGTGCTCCTTCCGCCACAGTGGACACTTCCACCTGGGAAAATTATGAAAATGAATACTACCGTTTTGCCCTGAGTTTTCCTGAAGATTATTCCACTTGTATGAATGCTTACTGTATCAATGAAATCCCCGCCGATGCTCTCTCCACTCTCACTGTTTTAAATGCAAGCGGTGCGACCGTGCTCAGCGTCCAACCTTACAAAAATGACCTCGGCATGAGCGCCATGGCCTATGGCGAAAAAGCTGCGGAAGACAATGAGGGGATCACGAACGCCGGTGCCACCACTTTTGCGGGCCAAGAAGCTTTTGCATTCACCACTGCCGGAGATTTTTATGAACCCGGTGGTGCCCGAGGCATTACCGAAGACGGCCACATCAGTTTACTTTACGATGCCGACGCCACCGAAATTCCTTTTGTGGAGGTGAATGGCAGCAGTCGAGTGATTTACACCGACTACAATGGCTATTTCTACCGAATCACTTACCGGGAGATCGGTGAAGAAATTGAAGCCATGGTGCAAAGCTTTAAATTTTTATGAGGAGGGCTTTTGGCATGTGAGCTGTGTGCGCGCACCGTCTTCACAGTCCGCCCGGGCGGACTTTTAGCCTCGATTTTTGGCTTAAATAAGGCGTTTGTGTTTTGAAAGGTCCTTGCCACTGAGAGATGGATGAATGGTGTGCCAGATGAAGGGAATGCAAAAAACATGCGTGGATGGATTGCGGAGTTGGGTTATTCCCCAGGTGAATACCGTATGGGTATTGCAGAAGGCCACCTCACCACTCCTCCGTCAGCCTCAGTCACTTGTTTGGGGTGGTGGAAGATCTCTTAAAATGAAATCATTGCTTTGACTATTTTGAAAAAGGATTTACAATCACTACTTATTCATTAAGGATTAAAGATGAGTATAGATCATAGAAAAGAAGACTCTGAGCGGTATCATCGGCGTTTAGCGTCCGTGATTCATTGGTTTTCTCAGGATGTTAACTCAAGCAACGCCGCAAGCTATTTCGAAGCGATTGGCGGTGAGTTAATGACTGAACTCCACTGCCATACTTCTGTTGGAGTCTCTACTCTACACACACAATGGAGGGCTCTTGATCGAAGCTCTCTTCCCGAGATCAGGGTTTTCCTGGATGATGTGATGGCCGCTTACAACTTGGGTGCCCGTCCAGATTTAACTGAAACCCTTAAAGACTTGAATACTCTCTGGTGGGAGGTGGCTAACGACAGAGGACTCACTGAGAGACAATGGGGGATTAAAGGAGCAGTCCGGAGAGTTTATATGGATCCAGAATTTTTGCCGGGAGAGGCCAACCGGCACAGTCCTGATTTTTTTGCATCTAGATCTAGTATTGGACACGAATACTCCGTAGCCATATCTACGGTAAAGCAGGTTAAAAATAGGTTGCCTAGTGTCCGAACATTTGACTCTGAATGTTTAGATTTGGTGAGCACTTTAATCAATTTACTGCCACCATCCTTTGCTCATCGAAAAGAGGAATGGAAGACACTGAGGCTGGCCCCGCACGAAATAAGATTTTCAGGGGTTTTAGCTTTTCTTGATTCTTTAGAACAAGGTCTTGAGGAAGAACTAAGTATGCGGGTTCCTAAAACTGATATGTATTCTCCAGAAAGTGCAGCTCTCCATCAAAAAAATTTAGCTGACAGTTTAGATGCTTTGGATGGAGCCATTTGGGGGACTTAATAAGTGGTGCCGCGAGACGGAATTGAACCATCGACACGAGGATTTTCAATCCTCTGCTCTACCACTGAGCTACCGCGGCACTCGGCAGACCTTTGAGTCTGCTGAGGGCTAGTTTACTGATTTCTTTGGACAGCGCAACGAAAAATAAGCTTGCAGTTCTTAAAAAGTCGTTTTATACTCCTCCAGCTTTCGACTAAACAATTATGGCAAAAGGTAAATCAACTCCGTATGTCTGGATCTGCCAGGAAACCCGAATGATCAATGGATCAGGTTGGGCTCAACGAGAAAAAATAAAGGACATGACTCGTATGAAGTATTGTCCTACGCTTCGAAAGCGCACTGAGCACAAGGCTAAACCTGTTAAGAAGGGTGGAACCAAGGCTTTAGTTAACGCCAAATAGTTTTCCGAGCAGGTCTCCCACAAGGTAAGCGATGGCTGCGGCCGTACCGCCCATTAAGGCTGTCTCCATACCGGTTGCAAGCCAGTGACGGTTGCTGAATCGGGATTTAACCGTACCCACAAAAAACAGGGCCAGGAGCGTGCTCAAACAGGTTCCAAGAAAAATATTCTTCCCGTCTCCTCCCACAACGCTTTGAAATGAGTAGCCCAAAAGGGGGATGAGCCCGATGACGATGAAGGCCATGAAAGTGGAAAAGGCGCCTTTTAACGGGTTGATGTTCTCCTCAATCACATTGAATTCATGGTTCAGCATGATTTTGAGCCAGGTTTTGGGGTTGCTGGTGATCACTGTTTCCGCCCTATTCAAATCTTCTCCTTTGAATCCGAATTTACGGAAGATTTCCCGAATTTCTTCGCGTTCTTCATGAGGTTTTTCCAAAATAGACTGCATTTCGTCCAGTTTTATGGAGTGAATACGGTCCAGTTCTGATTTGTCGCTCAAATATTTTCCTGTGGCCATCGAGAAGCCATCCGCAAGCAGATTTGCAAAACCAAGGATCAAAATAACAGGTGTAGAGAGCTCGGCCCCCACCACCCCCGCCACCACGGCAAAAGTGGTTACGGCACCGTCGATTCCCCCATAAACGAAGTCCGGGAACCAGTTGTAATGATTTTTTTTCATAGCGTTGGCTTATTGCATCTATTACAATACTCCTGTTTTTACGCACCCTCCACATGAAGATTCTTTGCTGGAATGTGAATGGCATCCGAGCGGTGCTTAAAAA from Candidatus Gracilibacteria bacterium encodes:
- a CDS encoding VIT1/CCC1 transporter family protein, yielding MKKNHYNWFPDFVYGGIDGAVTTFAVVAGVVGAELSTPVILILGFANLLADGFSMATGKYLSDKSELDRIHSIKLDEMQSILEKPHEEREEIREIFRKFGFKGEDLNRAETVITSNPKTWLKIMLNHEFNVIEENINPLKGAFSTFMAFIVIGLIPLLGYSFQSVVGGDGKNIFLGTCLSTLLALFFVGTVKSRFSNRHWLATGMETALMGGTAAAIAYLVGDLLGKLFGVN